Genomic DNA from Candidatus Brocadiaceae bacterium:
GTCACCTGGTGCTCCTGCATGGCCTCCAGCAGGGCGCTCTGCACCTTGGCGGGCGCACGGTTGACCTCGTCGGCGAGGAGGAGGTTCACGAAGATGGGGCCCCGGCGCACGAAGAACTCGCCCGTCTGCGGGCTGTAGACCTCGGCGCCCAGCAGGTCCCCGGGCAGCAGGTCGGGGGTGAACTGCACACGGCCGAAGTCCACCGCCAGCGCGCCGGCCAGGGTGGTGGCGCAGAGCGTCTTGGCCAGCCCGGGCACGCCCTCCAGCAGCACGTGGCCGCCGCAGACGAGGGCCGAGAGCATGCCGTCGATCAGGGGGTCGAGCCCGATGACGACGTGGTGCACCTGGCGGCGCACGGCGTCCAGCCGGGGCCGGATGCCGTCCAGACGCTCCTGCAGGTCGCGCTGCGGCGATTCGGGCATGCGGACGTCCTCTCTTCCATCGGGGACCGGTCAGTATAGCGCAGGACGCGGCGCGTTCAACCGTTCCGGCGGCCGGACAAAGCCTTGACCGCGCGCCGCAGGGGCGGTACACTCAGGCAGCGAGTGTGCAGGGGGACGAAGCGCGGGGAGGCCCGGGGACATGGTATCTGCCGCACTGCTGCCGCCGATTGCCGGGATTCTGGGAGGGGCGGACCTCGCCCTGCTGGGCCTCGTGGCCGTCGCCGCAGTCCTCGGGTTCCTGCTGGGCCTGGTCTGGATGCTGGTGATGATGGGCATGGTGGTGGGGTGCATCTGGCTCACACTCCTCTACCATCCGGTGGTTGCCGAGCAGCTGGGCACGCGCTTCTCGGAGTCCGTGCGGCTGATGGGCAGCGCGGCTGCGGTGTTCGTGGGGGCGCTGCTGGTCTGCGGCCTGCTGGCCTACTTGTTCCGCGACATCGTCAACTCGCTCAAGCCGCACCTGACCGACCGCCTGCTGGGCCTCGCGTTCGGGACGCTCCTGGCCGGCATACTGTGTGCGTTCGTGGCGTTCGTGGCGATGCAGTACGGCGGCGAGGGGACACGGCCGGGCGCGGCGGTGGAGAACTCCACCGTCTGCCGCGCACTGGGCATCTGCTTCCGCCATGCCCTGCCGGACCGCCTTCGGCACACCGCGACCCGAGCCGGCGGACGGGCAAGCGGTGGGCAGCCCTGACTGCCCCCGTCACACGTGACCACGCGGGTCACAGTTTTCCGCCTTTTTCTGACGGTCCCCCCTCCATTTCCGCAGGGCGTCGGCCCCGCACGTCCCGGACGGGCCGGCGCTCCGGCTCGACGGCCGCACCCACGCCCGGCGCTGTAAAAGCTTGAGCGGCAAGCGGTTAGGTGCCCCGGCCCCGTGCGTGCCCCGCATGCCGCCCCGCCTCGGGTGCGCCCTCACGGCCCGCGTGGCACCGCACTTGCGTGATTCGAACGCTGCTGCTGCATGGTCTGCTCCGTTCGGGAGGTGCTGCCGTGCTCGGAAACGCTCCGGTGCTTGAGTTGACTGAGGCGTATGAGGACTACGTGGACCTGCTGAGCGTGGCGGGTCATGGCGTGAAGCTGCCGGCACTGGCCCGACACCTGGCCGGCGGCGAGGAGCAGGCGGCGGCAGTCGAGGCCGCGCTGCGGAGCCGGACCGGCGGGGGGCAGATCGACCGGACGGCGACCGAGCGCATGCAGACGCTGCTGCATGGCCTGATCCGCGAGATGCGCGAGCCCCTGGGCGAGGCCGCTCCGGAGCAGCCGGCGGCACTGCGGGAGGCACTCACGCAGGGATCCCTGAAGGAACGCGATGCGGCGGCCGACGCCGTGCTGCTGAACGGACACCGGCAGTTCCTCCAGCCGTCCACCATGTCGGCGGGCGAGTTGCGCGGGCTTCTGGCCGAGCGGGAAGCGGAGGGCGACCTGGCGATGGTGAAGGTCGTGCCGCACGTGCAGCGCGAACTGGCGCGGCGCGGCGTGGAGGCCTCCGAGGCGGAGATCGGCCGGTGGTTTGCGGCGGAGGACCCCGAGGAGCGGGTGCCGGGTTGCCTGCGCACGATCGCGGGGGGACTCGGCGCGGGGTTCCGAACGGGCCTGGTCGCCCTGGAGGAGATGGTCCGCGGCCAGGACCCGGACGAATGGCTGGAGCAGACGCGATCGGCGCTCCGGTTCCGCAGCCACAGTTCCATGCACAAGGCCATCGCGGAGGCGACGAGCCTGAAGTACGACTGCGTGCACAAGGCCCTGAGCGGGCGCAAGAAGGCGAAGCGCATCCAGGCCGAGATCAAGTACTGCCTGGAACTCTGGCTCCGCGAGCAGCAGGCCGGCCGCGATCCGGGCATCCCCGAGGAGTACCTGGGCGTGCCGGTCAAGGAGATGCACGGCCTGATGGCGCGGCTGGAGAACCTGCATCCGACCAAGGAAGACGTCTACCGGCTGATCTCCGAGCGCACGGGCATCAAGACGGGGTCGGTGCGGCGCTACTTCCAGAACAACGGGCAGTTGAAGTACGCGCCGCCATCGGTCTTCCGCTGCGCCGCCGAGCTGGCCGCCCAGGAGCGGCCGGTGCGGGTGCGAGACTCCTATCTGTCGGACCCGCGCACGCGCCAACTGGCCGAGGACCTGGCCCACCGGGCCAACGAGGCGCTGTCGCGGTGGAACGCCGCCGACGGGACCGCCGAACACGAGCTGGCGTTCAAGGAGACCAGGCGCGCGCTGATCGTGACGCTCAAGGAGCGCAGGAGCCGCATGCCGGTGCTGCGCTCCGTCGG
This window encodes:
- a CDS encoding CvpA family protein — encoded protein: MVSAALLPPIAGILGGADLALLGLVAVAAVLGFLLGLVWMLVMMGMVVGCIWLTLLYHPVVAEQLGTRFSESVRLMGSAAAVFVGALLVCGLLAYLFRDIVNSLKPHLTDRLLGLAFGTLLAGILCAFVAFVAMQYGGEGTRPGAAVENSTVCRALGICFRHALPDRLRHTATRAGGRASGGQP